In Streptomyces sp. NBC_00306, a single genomic region encodes these proteins:
- a CDS encoding B12-binding domain-containing radical SAM protein gives MPQLPLITGADPARSLDALFVNAPLRDYGQRPRTNDYTLPVLGMAYIATYAQQAGFNVGVLDAEAHGLGIMETAKLVNAAAPRWAAMNLLAPTYEMSARIAAALDPDIALMVGGHHAKAMPARILADPRMANLRALVLGEGELRVAALLEDEQRRRELPGVVWRDRLLGTQATGIPDDKKLSAQMLGPDINALPYVNRAFLPQDPYQAAPTETDRRLAVSRNTALLQHAARAGHTEANIVGSRGCPYNCTFCGAAVSANPDLLIRVRGPENIIGELDMLHDEYGVTAFRFVDDLFLGVGRVIDEQMEAFTRHKIGERYVWDATGRINVLDRISDQELDRLVANGLREVALGIESGSNRILKAMDKRINAEMTERVARRLVEHGIGVKGYFILGFPGESHDDLEATVRHIHNLWRIADSAPGDVRASVFEFRPYPGTPVWQTLTAAGHDPDTLLAYGDVDLTEDGADESMRQRDEFNFSVGIQFGDVPLTKVRSTLATLTREQHERNQATQETAA, from the coding sequence ATGCCGCAGTTACCGCTGATCACGGGCGCCGATCCGGCCCGCTCACTCGACGCGCTGTTCGTGAACGCACCATTGCGCGACTACGGCCAACGGCCGCGCACCAACGACTACACCCTCCCGGTGCTCGGCATGGCCTACATCGCCACGTACGCGCAGCAGGCCGGCTTCAACGTCGGTGTCCTCGACGCCGAAGCGCACGGGCTCGGCATCATGGAGACGGCGAAGCTCGTCAACGCAGCAGCACCACGGTGGGCGGCCATGAACCTCCTCGCCCCCACCTACGAGATGTCCGCACGCATCGCGGCGGCCCTCGATCCGGACATCGCGCTGATGGTCGGCGGCCACCACGCCAAGGCCATGCCCGCCCGAATCCTCGCCGACCCGCGCATGGCCAACCTGCGGGCTCTCGTCCTCGGCGAAGGCGAACTGCGGGTTGCCGCCCTCCTGGAGGACGAGCAGCGCCGCCGTGAACTGCCCGGCGTGGTGTGGCGCGATCGTCTGCTCGGCACCCAGGCCACCGGCATCCCGGACGACAAGAAGCTCAGCGCGCAGATGCTCGGCCCGGACATCAACGCCCTGCCGTACGTCAACCGCGCCTTCCTGCCGCAGGACCCGTACCAGGCCGCGCCCACGGAGACGGACCGGCGCCTCGCCGTGAGCCGCAACACTGCGCTACTCCAGCACGCGGCCCGCGCCGGGCACACGGAGGCGAACATCGTCGGCAGCCGCGGCTGCCCTTACAACTGCACGTTCTGCGGGGCCGCCGTCAGCGCCAATCCCGACCTGCTGATCCGTGTCCGCGGCCCCGAGAACATCATCGGGGAACTCGACATGCTCCACGACGAGTACGGCGTCACCGCCTTCCGGTTCGTCGATGACCTGTTCCTCGGCGTCGGCCGCGTCATCGATGAGCAGATGGAGGCCTTCACCCGCCACAAAATCGGCGAGCGGTACGTGTGGGATGCCACCGGCCGCATCAACGTCCTCGATCGGATCTCCGACCAAGAGCTGGACCGCCTCGTCGCGAACGGCTTGCGGGAGGTCGCCCTCGGCATCGAGTCCGGGAGCAACCGCATCCTCAAGGCCATGGACAAGCGCATCAACGCCGAGATGACCGAGCGCGTCGCCCGCCGCCTGGTCGAGCACGGCATCGGCGTGAAGGGCTACTTCATCCTCGGCTTCCCCGGCGAGAGCCACGACGACCTTGAGGCGACCGTCCGACACATCCACAACCTCTGGCGCATCGCCGACAGCGCCCCCGGTGACGTACGGGCCAGCGTGTTCGAATTCCGGCCCTACCCCGGCACGCCCGTGTGGCAGACCCTCACCGCTGCCGGCCACGATCCCGACACGCTCCTCGCGTACGGAGACGTCGACCTGACCGAAGACGGCGCCGACGAGTCGATGCGTCAACGCGACGAGTTCAACTTCAGCGTCGGCATCCAGTTCGGAGACGTCCCTCTCACCAAGGTCCGCTCCACCCTGGCCACGCTCACCCGCGAGCAGCACGAGCGCAACCAGGCGACTCAGGAGACCGCGGCATGA
- a CDS encoding DUF5999 family protein → MCQHTPTCPTAAQPDREAAKPLTRSEVQGWTLLCNGVLLFDDTGELLPDGQIIAPHRPVAATGAAA, encoded by the coding sequence ATGTGCCAGCACACGCCCACCTGCCCCACGGCCGCACAGCCGGATCGCGAAGCGGCCAAGCCGTTGACACGCTCCGAGGTGCAGGGCTGGACGCTGTTGTGCAACGGCGTCCTGCTGTTTGACGATACGGGCGAGCTGCTGCCCGACGGCCAGATCATCGCCCCGCACCGCCCCGTTGCCGCTACGGGGGCGGCAGCGTGA
- a CDS encoding DUF6415 family natural product biosynthesis protein has protein sequence MQRVLDSLRLSLVDENVYDDLEDVLSPYSDLDETRMADLTARLRLALADLLPAVRRTHDQLPAFARAIELRDAQPPEDAHDALVHLRHLALTTLGLLDLLTA, from the coding sequence ATGCAGCGCGTCCTCGACTCGCTGCGCCTCTCCCTCGTCGACGAGAACGTGTACGACGACCTCGAGGACGTTCTCAGCCCGTACTCGGACCTCGACGAAACCCGCATGGCCGATCTCACTGCCCGGCTGCGGCTCGCACTCGCCGATCTGCTGCCCGCCGTCCGCCGCACACACGACCAACTGCCGGCCTTCGCACGGGCCATCGAACTGCGGGACGCACAGCCGCCCGAGGATGCGCACGACGCCCTCGTACACCTGCGCCACCTCGCCCTGACCACCCTCGGCCTGCTCGACCTCCTTACAGCCTGA
- a CDS encoding ATP-binding protein — protein MLSPLAAAAVTYEWFRKFEAQPNTPQLARLHGRTRLTMARWPGNQEAAVVVAGLLTANAVVHANPGPLGDRRCLSLRLTVTEDDELLIDVSDPLPQFPDFAAAVAGERGRGLWQVARLGCDLSWFLTGDGDGKVVRARMTVGRVPA, from the coding sequence GTGCTCAGCCCACTCGCTGCCGCAGCCGTCACGTACGAGTGGTTTCGGAAGTTCGAGGCGCAGCCCAACACGCCGCAGCTGGCTCGATTACATGGCCGGACGCGGCTGACCATGGCGCGCTGGCCGGGCAATCAGGAGGCGGCTGTCGTGGTGGCCGGACTGCTGACGGCCAACGCTGTGGTGCACGCGAACCCAGGCCCTCTGGGCGACCGCAGGTGCCTCAGTCTGCGGCTTACTGTCACGGAGGACGACGAGCTGCTCATTGACGTCTCCGACCCGTTGCCCCAGTTCCCCGACTTCGCGGCGGCCGTCGCCGGTGAACGCGGCCGAGGACTGTGGCAGGTGGCCCGGCTCGGCTGTGATCTTTCGTGGTTCCTCACAGGCGACGGGGACGGAAAGGTCGTCCGCGCACGCATGACGGTCGGCCGGGTGCCGGCATAA
- a CDS encoding DNA-binding protein: protein MLIDQQMLTWSSFEPRFRTTAERILGDQGRNVTLGESQFRRWTSGQLKTLPNPDACRVLEAMFDRKAVHLFDPPDEDGPASLDVPAHDLEAEIAMTAHEAQTDASEMAAASVSDVTVEQLQDDVHDLARSYTKKSPQGVWQEAKLLREKAEHGRERTAVPAQQQVLLILAGKASALLAQAAFDLGQLDGARRLARTAALYGETARYEPLRAFAAGSLAYIAYYSGEPSQALAHVRRALTYGGLGDVANRRLRAIEARAFGHLGDVTSAQRTMAMAQTVDAGASDELHDDVGGEFGFSHERLAMSNASTALLVDDGHGAEESARHALDLVSSQPPRQQSTTVIGKASADLAMARLLSGDIDGAADALQAVFSVPGDQRVTGLVSRAAAVRRFLTRPSLSSAQRAIELGEQLEDFTRLSPQRLLVAYEPLAIEA from the coding sequence GTGCTGATCGACCAGCAGATGCTGACTTGGTCGAGCTTCGAACCGCGATTCCGGACGACGGCAGAACGCATCCTCGGAGATCAAGGGCGGAACGTCACCTTGGGCGAGTCGCAGTTCCGGCGCTGGACGAGTGGTCAGCTCAAGACACTCCCCAACCCAGATGCCTGCCGCGTGCTTGAAGCGATGTTCGATCGTAAGGCCGTGCACCTCTTCGACCCTCCCGACGAGGACGGACCGGCGAGTCTCGACGTACCCGCGCACGACCTGGAAGCAGAGATCGCAATGACCGCACATGAAGCGCAGACAGACGCCAGCGAGATGGCAGCAGCCTCCGTGTCAGACGTGACTGTGGAACAACTCCAAGACGACGTGCACGACCTGGCCCGCTCCTACACCAAAAAGTCGCCCCAGGGTGTCTGGCAGGAGGCCAAGCTGCTTCGGGAGAAGGCTGAACACGGCCGCGAGCGCACCGCCGTCCCGGCACAGCAGCAGGTGCTCCTCATCCTCGCCGGAAAGGCGTCGGCGCTATTGGCGCAGGCAGCATTTGACCTGGGCCAACTGGACGGTGCCAGGCGACTGGCCCGCACCGCGGCCCTGTATGGGGAAACGGCTCGCTATGAACCGCTGCGTGCCTTCGCCGCGGGAAGCCTGGCCTACATCGCGTACTACTCTGGCGAACCCTCCCAGGCCCTCGCCCACGTCCGACGTGCGCTCACCTACGGCGGCCTCGGCGATGTCGCCAACCGCCGACTGCGCGCCATTGAAGCTCGTGCCTTCGGGCACCTCGGCGACGTAACATCCGCTCAGCGCACCATGGCCATGGCGCAGACCGTCGACGCAGGCGCGAGCGACGAGCTCCACGACGACGTAGGCGGAGAGTTCGGATTCAGTCACGAGCGCCTGGCCATGTCCAACGCGTCCACCGCATTGCTCGTTGACGACGGCCACGGAGCGGAAGAGTCCGCACGCCACGCCCTCGATCTGGTATCGAGCCAGCCGCCGCGACAGCAGTCGACGACCGTGATTGGGAAGGCGTCCGCCGATCTGGCGATGGCACGGCTCCTGTCCGGCGACATCGACGGTGCGGCCGACGCACTGCAGGCCGTTTTCAGTGTGCCTGGAGACCAGCGCGTGACAGGACTCGTTTCCCGGGCGGCGGCTGTACGCCGATTCCTCACCCGGCCGAGTCTGAGCAGTGCACAGCGCGCCATCGAGCTAGGCGAGCAACTAGAGGACTTCACGCGCCTCTCACCACAGCGTCTGCTCGTTGCCTACGAGCCGCTCGCGATCGAGGCTTAG
- a CDS encoding NAD-dependent epimerase/dehydratase family protein: MKLLVLGGTWFLGKAIVEGALKRGWEVTTFNRGRSGKDLPDVAAVHGDRTVVEDVERLASHGPWDGAIDTSSSDLPPKDVLLTASLLRDHVARWVHISTVSVYAGWPHQPLADDSELLDCPADADESYGFTGDDGSPTKYGFQKAGGERAVLRAFGSRAVFLRPGVILGPGEYVGRLPWWLRRAHEGGRFLAPSPQRRRIQPVDVRDVAMFALDHADSAAGPAFNVAHPAGITFEDFVSTCLEVTGGAGRPVWVEPEVLVDHGVKQWTELPLWRTHAGVWTVDASRAVAAGLRCRPLSETIRDTWGWIQNDGRPVDHPRWAEHGIASEKEAKILASL; this comes from the coding sequence ATGAAGCTTCTGGTGCTGGGCGGGACGTGGTTCCTCGGTAAGGCCATCGTGGAGGGGGCGCTCAAGCGTGGCTGGGAGGTAACGACCTTCAACCGAGGCCGATCGGGCAAGGACTTGCCCGACGTCGCCGCGGTGCATGGGGACCGGACGGTCGTCGAAGACGTGGAGAGGCTCGCGTCTCACGGCCCGTGGGACGGCGCAATCGATACGTCGAGCTCCGATCTGCCGCCCAAGGACGTGCTTCTGACGGCGTCTTTGCTGCGTGACCACGTGGCCAGGTGGGTGCACATCTCCACCGTGTCGGTCTATGCGGGATGGCCGCATCAGCCTCTCGCCGACGACTCCGAGCTGCTCGACTGCCCTGCGGACGCGGATGAAAGCTACGGTTTCACCGGGGACGACGGCAGCCCCACGAAGTACGGGTTCCAGAAGGCGGGCGGTGAACGGGCCGTGCTCCGTGCATTTGGCTCGAGGGCTGTGTTCCTACGGCCGGGGGTCATTCTGGGTCCTGGGGAGTACGTGGGCCGTCTGCCGTGGTGGCTGCGCCGTGCACACGAGGGAGGTCGCTTCCTCGCGCCGTCCCCGCAAAGGCGCCGTATCCAGCCGGTGGACGTGCGCGATGTCGCCATGTTCGCTCTCGACCATGCGGACAGCGCCGCCGGTCCGGCGTTTAACGTGGCTCACCCTGCCGGCATCACCTTCGAGGACTTCGTCAGCACCTGTCTTGAGGTCACTGGCGGCGCCGGGCGGCCGGTGTGGGTAGAGCCTGAGGTGCTCGTCGATCACGGCGTTAAGCAGTGGACCGAGCTTCCGTTGTGGCGCACCCATGCCGGCGTGTGGACGGTCGATGCCTCGCGGGCCGTGGCTGCGGGACTGCGATGCCGACCTTTGTCGGAGACAATCCGCGACACTTGGGGCTGGATTCAGAACGACGGACGTCCCGTGGACCACCCACGGTGGGCAGAACACGGGATCGCCTCGGAGAAGGAGGCGAAAATTCTCGCCTCACTGTGA
- a CDS encoding pentapeptide repeat-containing protein — protein MKRSRTLALVLLAAAFVGYALLLWKGPWWLDGDRLRRQNLQPADGVVITGFRTSLVALGAGVVAGAGLYYTDRTMRHTRDRDREQAEIARDGQVTARYVEAIKLLASERAVERLGGIYALERIMRDSAKDHLTVVEVLAAFVRDQVSVSPDTELSPAADLEESVQAALTVLGRRPLLEEPFRIDLRRTDLRGADLQGARLERVRLAGARLQGANLIGAHLQEAWLREIQLGDAWLDGAHFEGAFLRGADLRGASLKKTHLNGTRLFSADLSTAVGLTPDQVGKAVLDVETKLPPAVESTIRTTP, from the coding sequence ATGAAACGGAGCCGGACACTGGCGCTTGTTCTCCTGGCCGCCGCCTTCGTCGGCTACGCCCTGCTGCTATGGAAAGGCCCGTGGTGGCTAGACGGTGATCGGCTACGGCGACAGAATCTCCAGCCGGCCGACGGTGTGGTGATCACGGGCTTCCGCACGTCGCTGGTCGCCCTTGGCGCCGGTGTGGTTGCTGGGGCTGGCCTCTACTACACCGACCGTACGATGCGACACACCCGGGACCGAGACCGCGAGCAGGCAGAGATTGCCCGCGACGGCCAGGTGACCGCCCGCTACGTGGAAGCCATCAAGCTGCTCGCGTCGGAGCGTGCGGTCGAGCGCCTGGGCGGAATCTACGCTCTGGAGCGGATCATGCGGGACTCCGCCAAGGATCACCTGACGGTGGTCGAGGTCCTCGCAGCATTCGTCCGGGACCAGGTATCGGTGTCGCCCGACACCGAGCTGTCTCCCGCGGCCGATCTGGAAGAGTCCGTCCAGGCAGCCTTGACGGTTCTAGGGAGGCGGCCGCTGCTGGAGGAGCCATTTCGCATAGACCTACGCCGCACCGACCTACGCGGAGCGGACCTTCAGGGTGCCCGGCTGGAACGCGTACGTCTCGCTGGCGCGCGTCTGCAGGGAGCCAACCTGATCGGCGCACACCTGCAGGAGGCATGGCTGAGGGAGATCCAACTCGGTGACGCCTGGCTCGACGGCGCCCACTTTGAAGGAGCCTTCTTGAGGGGGGCCGACCTACGAGGTGCCAGCCTCAAGAAGACACACCTCAATGGAACCCGGCTGTTCAGCGCGGACTTGTCGACAGCAGTTGGTCTGACCCCAGATCAGGTGGGAAAGGCGGTGCTCGACGTGGAAACGAAGCTTCCTCCAGCGGTGGAGAGCACCATCCGAACAACTCCGTGA